The genomic stretch TGGTCGAGTAAATTCTTTCAAACAAAACTTTAAATGGTATAATTTTTGGAGTAATAAAATTGTTCCAAATAGAAAATACTACACTTAAATGAAAAGATGCAGTCAGATTATACATAACTTCCATGATTTtagtattattataaaattgatataaaGTAAGtattatactataaattaaataatttattaaagttCGTACTGACTATCAAGAATTTTCCATGCTTGAGTGGGCTTCAaacatttttgaatttttgaccATATAAGTTATAATATCCGAAATTATCATTCAAAAAATCCTTTCaataattgattatatataaagtcaattttaatcaattttctaATAAAGTAGCAAAGAATTTCATCGGGTTTGTCTTGACTTTTAtgttattatattaaaattgaaGACGCGCAGCCTTTACTAAAGACATCGATATTTATGGGAGTATTATTGTAATTTGGACGTGGTGATGGAACTAATCTGTTTGaaataatttagaaaaaaacGACCTAATAACAATAGTTATTTTTCTCGAAGTTGACTATAATATTTTTGAATCTAAGTCTAATCATATCAACTTAAACTTAGTGCtaacacaatattttatttctctcgTACATGTGACAATGATAATGGTGAATTAATTAGTCAAACTCCTTCATGCAAAAGGTCGATTAACAATGGGAATCAAACGCAAAGGGTGTTTCCGATGAACACCGGCGCCGAAGCCCTCTGTCATATCCAATTCTTCTGCTTTCATCCCATTTGGCATTTCCCAGTCGAAATGATAGAGAAGCATTGCAAGCGGATGCTCAACATTGGCAAGCCCGAACAACATGCCAGGGCAGATTCTCCGTCCTGCACCAAAGGGTATGTATTCGAGATTGCTCCCGTTGAAATCAAGGGATCTTTCTTCGAATCTCTCGGGTATAAACATCTCTGGATCGTTCCAATACTCAGGGCATGCATTCACCATCACTCTGGTTCCTGCTGGGATTTCGTAACCATTGATTTCACATCTTTGGGAGTTCAATTTGGGGAATAAAAGTGGGGCCGGTGGGTGCAATCTCAGAGTTTCTTTGATAATTAATTTGAGGTATTTCAGGTCATGGAACTTTTCTTCGTCTATATGTGATCCCTCGCTGTCAAAAACCTTTCTGACCTCTTGTTGAGCTTTGATGAGTTTGCTAGGGTTTCTTATCAGTTCTGACATTGCCCATTCTATAGTAGTAGTTGACGTGTCAGTTCCCGCAAAAAACATATCCTGAAATGGTAACGATTCTGTCAAATTTATGCATCATTGCCCAAATCCATAAAATCCTTTAATAAAAAATGACCAAAGTGAACAACTAGATATAATCCATGCACCATCATTAGAAGATTTTTAATTACCTCTTCCGTCCACGATTAAGAGtctcaaatttcattttttcatccGTTCACGACTTTGgtataagaaacaaaaaaagAGCACATACCAGTAGCACTGCCTTGACATTGTCCATAGTTAAAGTCCCATCTTTTTCAAATCTGAGGAGAATATCCAAGAAACCTTCAAACTTGGCATCATCATCGCCGTCGTCCGCGGCCGCTCTCTGCTGCTCGATCATGCCATCGAGCACCTCATCCAATTTACGGCGTAACCATCGGATCCTGAACCGGGCTCCGGTGATCAACGGCAGCAATTTGACTGATGGATAGAGATCCGCCATCATGAATCCCGTAC from Salvia splendens isolate huo1 chromosome 15, SspV2, whole genome shotgun sequence encodes the following:
- the LOC121768572 gene encoding salviol synthase-like; translation: MEKICVRKLPGFLNIFLFMFVKSLTISKSAKSYSHIPRPKPLPLIGNLHLMLRDSSGPHRLFRSLAATHGPLMRLQLGELHFLIVSSTEFAKEVMRTHDTNFANRPQMLATEELAYDSTGITTSPHGDYWRHLRKICTVRGIREEESMNMCQWIASRQGLAVDLSERLYMSSYDVIVRAAVNKAKTKQREMMISIITESTKLGTGFMMADLYPSVKLLPLITGARFRIRWLRRKLDEVLDGMIEQQRAAADDGDDDAKFEGFLDILLRFEKDGTLTMDNVKAVLLDMFFAGTDTSTTTIEWAMSELIRNPSKLIKAQQEVRKVFDSEGSHIDEEKFHDLKYLKLIIKETLRLHPPAPLLFPKLNSQRCEINGYEIPAGTRVMVNACPEYWNDPEMFIPERFEERSLDFNGSNLEYIPFGAGRRICPGMLFGLANVEHPLAMLLYHFDWEMPNGMKAEELDMTEGFGAGVHRKHPLRLIPIVNRPFA